The Methylomicrobium agile genome has a segment encoding these proteins:
- a CDS encoding DUF2231 domain-containing protein: MTLFHSLTFMVHGGADHGGGIAAAVAGLLDFLEKLAGMEPPEIFAEVFPGIASMQNIHPLLVHFPIAFLSAFFLLDLAGSLFRKPSWRAVASWLLYLGAVSAIFTAAAGFIAANSVAHGGDVHGIMERHEHFMLTVLILSLLLSAWRALQGVAIEGAANTLFLILAAIMCGVLVLGADLGGLMVYRYGVAVSAVPVTEEALMHSHSGEEAAHEHDHGPAFDPDPDSGHAHESLPASEPAHDDQHDHDHDHDHDHDHDHDHDHDHDHDHDHDHDHTHDHPAASE; this comes from the coding sequence ATGACTTTATTCCATTCTTTGACTTTTATGGTTCACGGCGGCGCCGACCACGGCGGCGGCATCGCGGCAGCCGTGGCGGGCCTTTTGGACTTTCTCGAAAAACTGGCCGGCATGGAGCCGCCGGAAATATTTGCGGAAGTTTTTCCGGGTATCGCCTCGATGCAGAACATCCACCCGCTGCTGGTGCATTTCCCGATCGCGTTTTTATCGGCTTTTTTCTTGCTGGATCTGGCGGGCAGTTTGTTTCGAAAGCCGTCCTGGCGTGCGGTTGCGAGTTGGCTGTTATACCTGGGCGCTGTTTCCGCGATTTTTACCGCGGCGGCCGGCTTTATCGCCGCCAATTCGGTGGCGCACGGGGGCGATGTGCACGGCATCATGGAGAGACACGAGCATTTCATGCTGACCGTTCTGATCCTGTCGCTGCTGCTTTCCGCATGGCGCGCCCTGCAGGGCGTCGCGATCGAGGGCGCGGCCAATACCTTGTTTCTGATACTGGCCGCGATCATGTGCGGCGTGCTGGTGCTGGGCGCCGATTTGGGCGGTTTGATGGTGTACCGTTACGGGGTGGCGGTATCCGCGGTGCCGGTTACCGAAGAGGCGCTGATGCACAGTCACTCGGGCGAGGAGGCGGCGCACGAACATGATCATGGGCCGGCTTTCGATCCCGATCCTGATTCAGGACACGCGCACGAATCCTTGCCTGCGTCCGAGCCAGCCCATGACGATCAGCATGACCATGACCATGACCATGACCATGACCATGACCATGACCATGACCATG
- a CDS encoding EAL domain-containing protein, translating into MNLLTRIAFIEEVGRIAETNRDRYTLLYAEINHTLQLASLTQGTAAAEELFSRIQSLIIGKVASIASARIGKLDRNRFGILLKLPVQESMQFAEQLAHLIDQQCIIVADIAYYPKLIIGVTSLSPEYKTPERILAAVDEALFQAKRAGNSVVKLIEYDDPVLHEYYDLLKLLPELREGLTNHAFVLFAQPISPINGADAEKKAEVLLRYKSDQGDSLTQRRLLRAAELFHISREVDLYVVQQLCRYLAENPQHAVYSLNISGSTIRYPGFIGKVEQNFRYYGIDSRKICFEITETVADHDYQNACEFMRQLKKNLGCLLSLDDIGIGSSNLANLSKFNVDFFKIDGLFMQNILKCPYSELVVSFICSAAKLFERETIAEYVENAEQLEKLKVLGVDYAQGYYVGKPSLLFDPA; encoded by the coding sequence ATGAATTTACTGACCCGGATCGCTTTCATCGAAGAAGTCGGACGGATTGCCGAAACCAATCGGGACCGATATACGCTCCTGTATGCGGAGATCAACCATACTCTGCAGCTTGCCAGCCTGACGCAGGGCACCGCGGCGGCGGAAGAGCTTTTTTCCCGGATACAGTCGCTGATCATCGGTAAAGTGGCGTCGATCGCGAGTGCCCGTATCGGCAAACTGGATCGCAACCGCTTCGGCATCCTGCTCAAATTGCCGGTGCAGGAAAGCATGCAATTCGCCGAACAGCTGGCCCATCTGATCGACCAGCAATGTATTATTGTGGCGGACATCGCCTATTATCCGAAGCTGATTATCGGTGTAACCTCGTTGTCGCCCGAATATAAAACGCCCGAACGCATTCTGGCCGCGGTGGACGAAGCGCTGTTTCAAGCCAAGCGGGCCGGCAACAGCGTCGTCAAGCTGATCGAATACGACGATCCGGTGCTGCACGAATATTACGACCTGTTGAAATTGCTGCCGGAGCTCAGGGAAGGGCTGACCAACCATGCCTTCGTGTTGTTCGCGCAGCCGATATCGCCGATCAACGGCGCGGACGCCGAAAAAAAAGCCGAGGTCCTGCTGCGGTATAAAAGCGACCAGGGCGACAGCCTGACGCAACGGCGCCTGCTCAGGGCCGCCGAGCTGTTCCACATCAGCCGCGAAGTGGACCTTTACGTCGTGCAGCAACTGTGCCGTTACCTGGCCGAAAATCCCCAGCATGCCGTCTATTCACTGAACATTTCCGGCAGCACGATCCGCTATCCCGGCTTCATCGGGAAAGTCGAACAGAACTTCAGGTATTACGGCATCGATTCGAGAAAGATCTGCTTCGAGATCACCGAAACGGTCGCCGACCACGACTATCAGAATGCCTGCGAGTTCATGCGGCAGTTGAAGAAGAATCTGGGCTGTTTGCTGTCGCTGGACGATATCGGCATCGGATCGAGCAACCTCGCCAATCTGTCCAAATTCAACGTCGACTTTTTCAAGATCGACGGCTTGTTCATGCAGAATATTCTCAAATGCCCTTATTCCGAACTGGTCGTCAGCTTTATCTGCTCGGCGGCGAAATTATTCGAGCGGGAAACGATTGCCGAATATGTCGAAAATGCCGAGCAGTTGGAGAAATTGAAGGTTTTGGGTGTCGATTATGCGCAGGGCTATTATGTCGGCAAGCCTTCGTTACTGTTCGATCCGGCTTGA